The following are encoded together in the Macrobrachium nipponense isolate FS-2020 chromosome 14, ASM1510439v2, whole genome shotgun sequence genome:
- the LOC135226018 gene encoding piggyBac transposable element-derived protein 3-like, with the protein MFYGQRNAALETQERVPWVAPDDAEGSDVDVSPLDIDSDDNDPTYIPDEGLTQDDAFDPPNSRARKVNVVVPQAMPMEEEGEPNPKRSRADEWKKEDIDIRALPNFIHQKPDYCEPYEYFSQFFTAELREHIVYQSNLYSRQKDVGSNFHMSEEDLMVFLGLIVYMGLVPLPSIVDFWAVKTRIPQVADFMSRNRFKAIRSSLHFIDNDQAAASQVRFFKVRVPFTKVTREFLKVPETPIHSIDEVMVAYKGTRAGNLRQYVAKKPDKWGFKLFCRSSVDGFVHDILMYQGETTFMSHHTMLSEEEKAMSVTSKFVVALVNTIKDPSNSAVYADNYFTSIGLDKYLRSQYGCRYVGTARENRVGHPPLTSVKEMNKKATQRGTLDYVSSDGILVARWKDNSVVTILSSDVGVEPMGTVERYDRAAKKKVPIPCPSVIQMYNNRMGGIDKSDMLTHLYRTPFKAKRYYMRLFAYLLDLIICNAWILYKRDYLALQANPKTLKDFRLDISNWLRSFKSSTFRITRNSLGTRDFALPRRGQRAVVPSFETRQNATALHMPKHVTMRQTCKFCSGAGHIHRSRWMCEDCKVALCLTEERNCFALFNKISK; encoded by the exons ATGTTTTATGGGCAACGCAATGCTGCATTGGAGACTCAGGAACGTGTACCATGGGTAGCCCCTGACGATGCTGAAGGAAGTGATGTCGACGTGAGCCCTTTggacattgacagtgatgatAACGACCCTACCTACAttcctgacgaaggccttactCAGGACGATGCCTTTGACCCTCCTAACTCTAGAG ctcgcaaggtcaatgttgttgtccctcaagcgatgcctatggaagaggaaggtgagcctaaccctaagaggtctcgtgctgatgaatggaagaaggaagacatTGATATCCGTGCCCTGCCCAACTTCATTCATCAGAAGCCTGACTATTGTGAACCTTAtgaatatttctcccagttcttcACAGCTGAATTGAGGGAACACATTGTGTATCAATCCAACCTGTACTCAAGACAGAAGGATGTAGGCAGCAACTTCCACATGTCAGAAGAGGATCTCATGGTTTTCCTTGGCCTCATCGTGTACATGGGCCTGGTTCCTCTCCCTAGCATAGTTGACTTCTGGGCTGTGAAGACCAGGATTCCTCAagttgcagacttcatgtccaggaACCGCTTCAAGGCAATTCGATCTTCCCTTCACTTCATCGACAATGACCAGGCAGCTGCATCCCAAGTTCGGTTCTTCAAGGTGAGAGTCCCCTTCACCAAGGTCACCAGAGAGTTCCTGAAAGTTCCTGAGACTCCTATCCACTCCATTGATGAAGTGATGGTCGCCTATAAGGGCACAAGGGCTGGTAACCTTCGCCAGTATGTCGCAAAGAAGCCTGACAAGTGGGGCTTCAAGTTGTTCTGCCGCTCCAGTGTGGATGGGTTTGTGCATGATATTCTCATGTACCAAGGGGAGACAACCTTTATGAGCCACCATACTATGCTATCTGAAGAGGAGAAAGCCATGTCTGTAACTTCCAAGTTTGTTGTCGCCTTAGTGAATACCATCAAGGACCCCAGTAACTCAGCAGTGTATGCAGACAACTACTTCACAAGTATAGGGTTGGACAAGTACCTGAGATCACAGTATGGATGCCGGTATGTGGGCACTGCCAGGGAAAACCGAGTTGgtcatcctcccctgacgtctgtGAAGGAGATGAACAAGAAAGCGACACAAAGGGGGACACTGGACTATGTCTCTTCTGATGGCATCCTTGTTGCAAGATGGAAGGACAACAGCGTTGTGACAATCTTGTCCTCTGATGTTGGTGTGGAGCCCATGGGAACAGTGGAGCGGTACGACAGGGCAGCCAAGAAGAAGGTTCCCATTCCTTGCCCATCTGTCATCCAGATGTACAACAACCGCATGGGGGGCATTGACAAGAGTGACATGTTGACACACCTGTACAGGACCCCCTTCAAAGCAAAGAGGTACTACATGAGGCTCTTTGCTTACCTCCTTGACTTGATCATCTGCAACGCCTGGATTTTGTACAAGAGGGATTACCTGGCTTTGCAGGCAAACCCAAAGACCCTCAAGGACTTCCGTCTGGATATCTCCAATTGGCTCAGAAGCTTCAAGTCGTCAACCTTCAGAATAACCAGGAATTCTCTTGGTACCAGAGATTTTGCTTTGCCAAGAAGGGGCCAACGGGCAGTTGTGCCAAGTTTTGAGACACGCCAGAATGCCACTGCCCTACACATGCCAAAGCATGTCACCATGAGGCAGACTTGCAAgttctgttctggtgcaggccacatccacagatcccgctggatgtgtgaggattgcaaggtggccctttgccttactgaagaaaggaattgttttgctttgttcaaTAAGATTTCGAAATAA